In the genome of Anaerolineae bacterium, the window GTTCACATCGTACGCCGGTGCCGGCGTCGTGTTGGCCACCCTCACTTGCATGACGGTGCGAATGTTGGGGCCGTAGCCCGGCTGGGTGGTCGGCGTGCCGCCCGTCTCCGTGAGGTCGGGGTGGCCGGTGTAGTAGTCGTAGCGCGGGTCCAGAGCCGGGAAGGCCGCCGGGGCATCGTTGTAGAGGATGAGCGTCTTTCCCGCGAACTGGGAGAAGTCCACGATCACGTCCGCGCGCTCGGCCGGAGCCAGGAGGAGCGAGTGGTCGAGGACATTGCCCACGTTGAAGAGGGTGGCGTCCGTCTGCCAGGTGATGGGTCGAGTCCTGACCTCGACCGGCGCCGGGAGGAAGCCGCCCTCAGTGCCGATCTGGATCCAGTTCGGCCCTGCCGTGGCCGGGTCGGGCACGCCGCCCTCGCGGTTGTCGGTGGCCCAGTTCGGGATGGTAGCCGGGACCATCTTGACTTCGGTGTTGGTCCTGCCGTCGGAAGTGACGACCGTCTCGTCAGCTACGTACCACTGCAGGTTGAAGAAACGGTCGTTGGCCACGCTCAGAATGCGTAGGCGATAGGCCTTGGGCTCCACCTCCAGATAGGGGTAGGCGGTGCCGTTGACCAACGGGGTGTCCATGAAGGCTTCCATGCCCATGGATGGGTCGGGCATGTCCGGTATGTACGGCGGCTCGTAAGGGTTGTCCGGGTTGTTCGGGTCATAGTACGGGTTCGGAATGGGCGGATGCTCGACGGGAGTGGGCGGCCAGAACCAAGGACCGTAGTGCCAGCGTCCGAAGGCACTGGCCCCGCTGGGATCCCAAGGATTCTGGGCGGGCATGTAGACGCTGGGTAGCCACAGGTCGCCGGTCTTGGGCATTCGGTGTCCCATGGCGTCCATCGTACCGGTGCCCCACCTCCACGTCGGGTCCTGAACGGGGATGGTGAGTTCATCGACGAAGGTCTTGTCCTGGATGACCAGGGGGATCTCGTCTGCGGGGATCACTGAGACCCCGCCAGGGTTGACGCCGGAGTCGTTGGAGCCTTCGATCAGGTCCCTCTCGACCTGGTCGCGGATGATGTACCCCGCCGCCTCCCCGGCGTACACGTTGAGGCGGGTGATGCCCCAGGCGTGGTCATGGTAGAACTGGAGCCGCGCGCTCTGGGCGTTGTTGTAGTAGAAGGTCAGCACGCCCTGAGGCGGGTTGGGGCCGCCGTCCGGCATGTCAGGGACGTTATACACGCTCACGCCCTTGGGGTAGTCAGCCGCGTCTCCCACCGGAGTGGTCCACTGGTGCGGAGTGCCGTCGCTGATCCAGGGGACGAAGGCCCCGTGGAGGTGGACGGTGGCGCGGTTCTGGTTGTACATGCCGCCCGTGGGGCCGTGGCCGGCGCCCATGACGGTCGTGTCCACCGGGATGAAGAGGTCCCCGTCCATGCCCTTCGGCAGCAGGTTGTAGAACCGGATGCGGACCGGGCGGTCCCGCTGAGTGATGATCAGGGGGCCAAGGTAGTGAGGTGCGGTGACGCCGAGAGCCGGGTTCCCGTCCGGCTTCAGGATGAGGCTGCCGTCAGGATAGGTCAGGGAAACTTGAGCGCCGGGCACGGCCTCGGTAGAGAGTTGCACGTACCCGCGGAGCGTCGTTGGCGGCAGGTCGGTGTGAAGTTTCTGTGAGTGCTGTACCAAGCCGATCTCGTAGTAGTCGGCTTCCTGTCCGGAGTAGGTGACCGTCTGTGGCACTGCCACCGGGATCATCTGGCCCAGCGTGTTGGTCTGGTTCGGGAGGGCGAGCGAGTCCACGAACTTCTTGATACCGCCCTCCAGCGTGCCACCAATGGTGGCAGTGGCGTAGGCTCCCTGGCCCTCGTCGTCTTCAATGGTCACGTAGGGGGCGCTGTAGTTGCTGCCCGGGTTGGTGATGTTGATGGCTTCGATGATGCCGCCCGCAACGACCGCCTCGGCCGTGGCGCCGGAGCCGGTCCCGTATACATCCGAGATGGTGACGGTGGGCGCGACGTAGCCGCTGCCGCCGTCTTCGACGGTGATCTCAGAGACTGCGCCCCGCGGCATGGGGCTGTTGGCGTAGTTGGGGAAAGGCCCGAAGTAGTGGGGCGGGTCCCCGGGCATGGGCATTACCATGTCGGCCATGGCCACACCAGGCTCAAGACCGGCCGCCCGCGCGTTCGCGGCCGCTTTCATCCGGTCGGCGGGGGTCACCGGGCGCTTGAGGATGCCGGGAGGCAGCTCCCCCGGACCAGTGCCCTGTCCCTGTGCCTGGACGGTGGCCGTGAGGCCCTTCAAGGGCAGAACCAGACCCACGCCACTGGCGAGGGCGCCCTTCAACACTTGTCTGCGGGTGACCATCTGCGTTTCCTCCTAACTGAGTTACCGACTGTGTAGACCAACTGGGAAAGAGCTGAGGATAGCGGACCTCTCTCGTGCGCGGCTACATCTCCCACCTCCGGTTCGGTCCCTGCCTAGCTCCAGGTGTTGCCGGAGTGGGTCAGGGGTCGGTCCCGCCGCTAGGCATGGGCCGGGCTCGGCCGATGCTGTCGCCAAGTCAGGGTAACACACCAGGCGGGGCCAGTCTGTAAGGGCTTCTCTACAACTGCAATAGGAGAACCTCACATCTCGGCCCCTCGTCCGGCACCTGAACCCGCTGGCGGACGGGACGCCAAGAACAGTATAGCTTTCGAGATGACGGTTTCCCATCAAAGCGGCGTAGAGAATGTGTTGAACAAACGTGAAAGCGGACTTGAGAGGGGGGAGTTGTGAGCCGGCACGGACGCTAGCTTAGGCTCGGGCTAATGCCGATAGACCTCCACCGGTCCGGCCTCGCCGTCGCGGCGGATGCGGGCCACCACTTCCACGTAAGGAGCCAGGGTGGAGTGATCCAGCTTGCGCTTGAGGAGCTCGTCCACCTGGAAGATGCCGGCGGAGTTGCTCATGACGATGTCCAGGCGCACGGGCCTGTCGGTTCCGGGCCCGATCTGGACCGACTCGATCGCCTGGGCGGAGAGGGAGTGGATGTTGACCTCGCCCGCCTGGAAGGGGATGCGCGAGCGCCCCTCGCTCATGTCCAGGGCGTCGGCCACCTTCACCACGCCCGCCTCGAGAGTGAGGGGGCGAGCGTCCCAATGGTGGGAGATGACGGCGTGGAGCACCTCAGCCGTCAGAATGGTGGCCGTGGGCTCCGGGTACAGAGCGGTGA includes:
- a CDS encoding multicopper oxidase domain-containing protein, producing MVTRRQVLKGALASGVGLVLPLKGLTATVQAQGQGTGPGELPPGILKRPVTPADRMKAAANARAAGLEPGVAMADMVMPMPGDPPHYFGPFPNYANSPMPRGAVSEITVEDGGSGYVAPTVTISDVYGTGSGATAEAVVAGGIIEAINITNPGSNYSAPYVTIEDDEGQGAYATATIGGTLEGGIKKFVDSLALPNQTNTLGQMIPVAVPQTVTYSGQEADYYEIGLVQHSQKLHTDLPPTTLRGYVQLSTEAVPGAQVSLTYPDGSLILKPDGNPALGVTAPHYLGPLIITQRDRPVRIRFYNLLPKGMDGDLFIPVDTTVMGAGHGPTGGMYNQNRATVHLHGAFVPWISDGTPHQWTTPVGDAADYPKGVSVYNVPDMPDGGPNPPQGVLTFYYNNAQSARLQFYHDHAWGITRLNVYAGEAAGYIIRDQVERDLIEGSNDSGVNPGGVSVIPADEIPLVIQDKTFVDELTIPVQDPTWRWGTGTMDAMGHRMPKTGDLWLPSVYMPAQNPWDPSGASAFGRWHYGPWFWPPTPVEHPPIPNPYYDPNNPDNPYEPPYIPDMPDPSMGMEAFMDTPLVNGTAYPYLEVEPKAYRLRILSVANDRFFNLQWYVADETVVTSDGRTNTEVKMVPATIPNWATDNREGGVPDPATAGPNWIQIGTEGGFLPAPVEVRTRPITWQTDATLFNVGNVLDHSLLLAPAERADVIVDFSQFAGKTLILYNDAPAAFPALDPRYDYYTGHPDLTETGGTPTTQPGYGPNIRTVMQVRVANTTPAPAYDVNALRSAWAKGPGDKRGVFEVSQDPIIIPQAAYNSAYAANFSSSTAAQYVRIYESSKSITPVNPDGSLATERTIQFEPKAIQDEMGEAFDKEYGRMSGFLGLELPNTIAGLQNFMLYGYSSPPTDLIQDSMTLLGTTSEGIQIWKITHNGVDTHPIHFHLFNAQLINRVAWDNLLMPPDPNELGWKDTVRVNPLEDTIVALKPKVPPNTPFEVPNSIRLIDPSMPEGMMLADGYKDEAFNPDAEPVTVINHYVNFGWEYVWHCHILSHEEMDMMHSLVFGVAPNAPTNLTVTTTGNGNNQRAILTWTDNASTETAYIVERANSLGGPWATLAVLPANSVTYTDTTYRSNQGPFYYRVIARNVIGDTWDYSDPQINEVPPGGGFPNRTIDSAPAVVGAPMGTTTITSISVVTNRNSATVTLNWTYEPSGDQAGFTIQRAQNPSFSNPVTTFSAAANARTYVDTSARANTDYYYRIAAVYGLGTGAWSNVVTTIGAAAMAADPGGGGWTGNSVYLPQVQTGNE
- a CDS encoding HD domain-containing protein, with amino-acid sequence MEASQDFYLAVPSRHNPQLQQLVSLVNQDAELVQLWKCANVNAVDRAGFSDHGPVHVRITANAALRLLRLLVNAGIQPGVVLNYGLTAGDAEVVVVLACCVHDLGIAISRDDHERHSLILAYPKARQLLTALYPEPTATILTAEVLHAVISHHWDARPLTLEAGVVKVADALDMSEGRSRIPFQAGEVNIHSLSAQAIESVQIGPGTDRPVRLDIVMSNSAGIFQVDELLKRKLDHSTLAPYVEVVARIRRDGEAGPVEVYRH